Proteins encoded in a region of the Zea mays cultivar B73 chromosome 2, Zm-B73-REFERENCE-NAM-5.0, whole genome shotgun sequence genome:
- the LOC100281754 gene encoding eudesmanediol synthase → MAPSNIVVQSSSTPPVAGGDEEFAPSVWGDFFVTYATPVSQASEQRMSERAELLKAQVRQAFDAASMDVAGLITYVDTLERLGLDNHFRDLIGAALERIGAEELPEHGGGLHIVALRFRLLRQHGIWVSTDVFDAFREDAGGFCSSLCSDDPRGLLSLYNAAHMAVPGEVVLDDAIAFARGRLLDIISKGEVRSPVSEQITRALDIPLPRFTRRLETMHYIAEYEHEEAHDGLLLELARLNFVLVRALHLRELKDLSLWWRELYNTVKLPYARDRMVEIYFWTCGMLHEEEYSLARMFFAKTFGMVSLMDDTFDVHATLDECHKLKEAMQRWDESEVSILPEYLRLLYIKTLSNFKEFEEILEPNKKYRMAYTKEAYKLCSKNYLKEAIWSNQKYQPSFKEHEELSIMTSGLPMLTILTLMGFGDEATPEAFEWVSSVPEMVRAGSQVTRFLNDLSSYKLGKNKKDMPGSVETYMVENGLTGDEAAAAIAALLENRWRILNQTRMEIDHTLLPAAQVVLNMARANEIIYLHGRDAYTFGADLKDLVTTLFLKQVLPL, encoded by the exons ATGGCCCCGAGTAACATCGTCGTTCAGAGCAGCAGCACTCCGCCGGTTGCCGGCGGCGACGAGGAGTTCGCGCCGTCTGTATGGGGAGATTTCTTCGTCACCTATGCCACTCCCGTCTCACAG GCATCAGAGCAGCGGATGAGTGAGAGAGCGGAGCTGCTCAAGGCGCAAGTACGTCAGGCGTTCGATGCTGCCAGCATGGATGTTGCAGGTCTGATCACGTACGTCGACACCCTCGAACGCCTCGGCTTAGACAACCACTTCCGCGACCTCATCGGAGCTGCCCTGGAACGAATCGGAGCTGAGGAGCTGCCGGAGCACGGCGGCGGCCTGCACATCGTCGCGCTTCGGTTTCGCCTGCTCCGGCAGCATGGGATATGGGTATCTACAG ATGTGTTCGACGCGTTCAGAGAGGACGCGGGCGGTTTCTGCTCGAGCCTCTGCAGTGACGACCCTAGGGGTCTCCTGAGCTTGTACAATGCGGCTCACATGGCAGTacccggcgaggtggtcctcgacGACGCCATCGCCTTCGCGAGGGGCCGCCTCCTGGACATCATCAGCAAAGGCGAGGTCAGGTCACCGGTGTCAGAGCAGATCACACGAGCCCTCGACATCCCCCTCCCACGATTTACGAGGCGGCTGGAAACCATGCACTATATTGCCGAGTATGAGCATGAAGAGGCACACGACGGCCTGCTGCTTGAGCTCGCTAGGCTCAACTTTGTCCTTGTGAGAGCGCTTCACCTCAGGGAGCTGAAGGACCTGTCACT ATGGTGGAGGGAGCTCTACAACACTGTGAAGCTCCCGTACGCTCGGGACCGTATGGTGGAGATCTACTTTTGGACCTGTGGTATGCTTCATGAGGAGGAGTACTCCCTGGCACGGATGTTCTTCGCCAAGACGTTCGGGATGGTGTCACTGATGGACGACACTTTCGATGTCCATGCTACTCTAGACGAGTGTCACAAGCTCAAAGAAGCTATGCAGAG ATGGGATGAAAGTGAGGTCTCCATTCTACCCGAGTATCTACGCTTGCTGTATATCAAAACACTTAGCAACTTCAAAGAGTTTGAGGAGATCTTGGAACCGAACAAGAAGTACCGCATGGCTTACACAAAAGAGGCA TACAAGTTGTGCTCCAAAAACTACCTAAAGGAAGCCATCTGGTCTAACCAGAAATACCAGCCAAGCTTCAAGGAGCATGAGGAGCTATCAATCATGACCTCAGGCTTGCCGATGCTCACGATCCTAACACTAATGGGCTTCGGTGACGAGGCAACCCCGGAGGCGTTCGAATGGGTAAGCAGTGTTCCTGAAATGGTCCGCGCTGGTTCGCAGGTCACTCGCTTCCTCAACGATTTGTCTTCTTACAAG TTGGGAAAGAACAAGAAAGATATGCCTGGCTCTGTGGAGACCTACATGGTAGAGAATGGCTTAACAGGAGATGAGGCTGCAGCGGCAATCGCGGCACTTCTAGAGAACAGGTGGAGAATACTAAACCAAACAAGGATGGAGATAGATCACACGCTACTGCCAGCGGCGCAGGTGGTGCTCAACATGGCGAGGGCAAATGAGATCATTTACCTCCACGGCAGAGACGCCTACACCTTCGGTGCTGACCTCAAGGACCTTGTCACCACACTCTTCCTCAAGCAAGTGCTCCCTCTCTAG
- the LOC103648870 gene encoding uncharacterized protein gives MADVDAGKYECECKHWEHTGLLCVHLLRTFMHLQIDRIPSEYILQRYTYSAIQDVTFSRDDKNLKGKDGETKSYRQKMLLKKSMKVVHHASLSKAGYDRALEMMDELLLLLSRLEPDIEGDDSTSDGEGIQGDMNDVRDMMGDNITTRMAQAGVIQLVPTLQEGGVSDTQCVMPQQILEQHDYGQLTTSTALIDVSGTDLTIKKGHS, from the exons ATGGCTGATGTAGATGCTGGAAAGTATGAATGTGAATGCAAGCATTGGGAGCATACAG GTCTGCTTTGTGTGCATCTTTTACGAACATTTATGCATCTTCAAATTGATCGAATACCTTCGGAATACATCCTTCAGAGATACACCTACTCTGCTATACAAGATGTGACTTTTTCAAGGGATGATAAGAATTTGAAGGGTAAAGACGGTGAGACTAAATCATATAGGcagaagatgttgcttaaaaagTCAATGAAAGTAGTACATCATGCAAGTCTTTCAAAGGCTGGATATGATAGAGCCCTGGAGATGATGGATGAACTGCTTTTGCTACTTTCACGGTTGGAGCCAGATATTGAAGGTGATGATAGTACTAGTGATGGCGAAGGAATACAG GGCGACATGAATGATGTAAGAGACATGATGGGAGATAATATAACGACAAGAATGGCGCAGGCTGGT GTAATTCAATTGGTGCCTACTTTACAAGAAGGTGGTGTGAGCGATACCCAATGTGTTATGCCACAACAAATATTGGAACAG CACGATTATGGACAATTGACCACTAGCACAGCACTGATTGATGTGAGTGGTACAGATTTGACTATTAAAAAG GGACACAGCTAG